From Lagopus muta isolate bLagMut1 chromosome 15, bLagMut1 primary, whole genome shotgun sequence, the proteins below share one genomic window:
- the CCP110 gene encoding centriolar coiled-coil protein of 110 kDa isoform X2: protein MKMEDYETFCKKHLYRIQEATKGENSPTVLHRNVSLIQFHGVPVLSPLLSSEKRKEIQQYRQKALDLETWRQNSHKRALLNRVQEILENIQNRKVSGMSDVNTWDAENTCPSSDSKALTDLTALSGANLPCSPERHRPVQLEKSQELLPSDSMQQVTSDATEVGKPAEESVPSKESESRFSGDVPCPRAASPDSVQSKLVSPALQKQEGQGVPPSDKEVQDPYAVSLQNLMKKSREYIEKEQSRRSSKSSSKKSMNESHSDKENDAVKTSDSVKERAKLTGRSSTAVPLDKPCLNKSNTHIQGASTHTGMSTLSSFSKVDIPMRVGTPPLVDSDSDEEFKNASTIDRDSSIVRSLTGSYSKLPSPEPSMSPKMHRRRPRPLSMGHIVINNPVNAYELSPKGKGRAMDLIMQDIADKNNVSETVPKFMMDFSMLCPSRVPGVIRSSSGPSDGLLVGKPNRHSFGHPEGKGTLSAAGEGQVVMDNRGLYKIETGTVGAKLNEPFSINQSTVTQKLLAANETKVSTLQENTKSPVELNKSYDVESPSPLLMQSKSACQHMDTPSVPPANEQFTENSFEKVKRRLDLDTDNCQKDNNPCAGTIGMEEQEKQWLQEQKYPVTSVYIAKNAAPDSCMAKEEILKTKMLAFEEMRKRLEEQHAQQLSILIAEQEREQEKLQKELEEQERKGKKIATTEIEISKVNINSRMELEWRKSESGLVESVQSQLETIHNANSTSIGFAHATSPHTFTSTSETSFFLWGPSGSGVLKTSVSRPSNRIKTRWTQIFTPEIQMKFDKITAVAKGFLTRRLLQTEKLKHLKQTVKDTMEFIRNFQSEAPLKRGSVSAQDASLHERVMAQLRAALYDIHDIFFTMEASERMNILRHDREVRKEKMLRQMDKVKSPRERATLSTATQKSLDRKKYMKASEMGMPSKKIVIKQRSPESRVLQPNQGQNAPVHRLLCRQGSICRKNPKKEAKCCDNLRRQHSLG, encoded by the exons ATGAAAATGGAGGACTACGAAACATTCTGTAAGAAGCATCTGTACAGAATCCAAGAGgcaacaaaaggagaaaactcACCCACTGTGTTGCACAGAAATGTCTCCCTCATTCAATTCCATGGAGTTCCAGTGCTCTCCCCTCTG ctgagctctgaaaagagaaaggaaatacagcagTATCGACAGAAAGCACTGGATCTGGAGACTTGGAGACAGAACTCCCACAAAAGAGCCTTACTGAATCGTGTTCAGGAGATTCTAGAAAACATTCAG AATAGGAAAGTGTCTGGTATGAGTGATGTGAACACATGGGATGCTGAGAATACCTGCCCCAGTTCAGACTCAAAAGCTTTAACTGATCTCACAGCTCTGTCAGGTGCCAACTTGCCATGTTCTCCTGAAAGGCATCGTCCTGTGCAGCTTGAAAAAAGCCAAGAGCTTTTGCCATCAGACTCTATGCAGCAAGTGACGTCAGATGCAACAGAAGTAGGTAAACCAGCAGAAGAAAGTGTTCCTTCAAAGGAAAGTGAGAGTCGCTTCTCAGGAGATGTACCTTGTCCAAGGGCTGCGTCTCCTGACAGTGTGCAGAGCAAACTTGTGTCCCCTGCTTTGCAAAAGCAAGAGGGACAAGGAGTGCCACCATCTGACAAGGAAGTCCAAGATCCATATGCAGTGAGTCTTCAGAACCTGATGAAAAAGTCTAGGGAGTACATAGAGAAAGAGCAAAGCAGGCGTAGCTCAAAAAGCAGTTCAAAGAAGAGTATGAATGAAAGCCattcagataaagaaaatgaTGCAGTTAAAACATCAGATTCTGTGAAAGAGAGAGCGAAGCTTACAGGCAGAAGTTCCACTGCTGTGCCACTTGATAAACCCTGTCTTAATAAATCAAATACTCATATTCAAGGTGCCTCTACTCATACAGGTATGTCAACTTTATCCAGTTTCTCTAAAGTGGATATACCTATGAGAGTTGGAACACCCCCATTGGTGGATTCAGATTCAGATGAAGAATTTAAGAATGCTTCCACCATTGACCGTGACAGTAGCATTGTCAGGAGCCTCACAGGGTCATATAGCAAACTGCCAAGCCCAGAGCCAAGCATGAGTCCAAAAATGCACCGGCGGCGCCCAAGGCCTCTGTCAATGGGACACATAGTTATAAACAACCCTGTGAATGCTTACGAATTGAGTCCCAAAGGCAAGGGTAGAGCGATGGATTTAATTATGCAAGATATTGCTGATAAAAATAATGTGTCCGAGACAGTGCCCAAGTTCATGATGGACTTCAGTATGCTTTGCCCTAGCAGAGTTCCTGGTGTCATCAGGAGTTCTTCAGGTCCTTCTGAcgggctgctggttggcaaaCCAAACAGACATTCCTTTGGGCACCCAGAAGGCAAAGGGACGTTGTCTGCTGCAGGGGAAGGACAGGTAGTGATGGACAACAGAGGACTATATAAAATAGAGACTGGTACTGTAGGTGCAAAGCTGAACGAGCCATTTTCCATCAATCAGTCTACAGTAACACAGAAACTCCTAGCTGCGAACGAAACCAAAGTGTCCACTTTGCAAGAAAATACTAAATCTCCAGTAGAACTCAATAAATCTTATGATGTAGAAAGCCCATCCCCACTGCTAATGCAGAGCAAGAGTGCGTGCCAGCACATGGACACTCCGAGTGTTCCCCCAGCAAATGAACAgtttacagaaaacagttttgaaaaggTAAAACGTAGACTTGATTTGGACACTGACAACTGCCAGAAAGATAACAACCCCTGTGCTGGGACAATTGGGATGGAGGAACAGGAGAAGCAATGGTTGCAAGAGCAGAAATATCCCGTGACATCGGTTTACATTGCCAAGAATGCAGCCCCTGACTCCTGTATGGCAAAAG AAGAGATTTTGAAGACTAAAATGCTGGCGTTTGAAGAAATGAGGAAGAGACTCGAAGAGCAGCATGCACAACAACTGTCAATTCTGATAGCAGAACAAGAGCGAGAGCAGGAGAAATTGCAGAAG GAACTGGAGGAacaggagagaaagggaaagaagattgctacaacagaaatagaaatttcCAAAGTGAATATTAACAGTAGGATGGAGTTGGAGTGGAGAAAAAGTGAAAGTGGCTTAGTGGAGAGTGTGCAGTCTCAGCTGGAGACGATCCATAACGCAAACTCTACAAGCATTG gttTTGCTCATGCTACATCACCTCACACCTTTACTTCAACAAGTGAAACTTCATTCTTTCTCTGGGGACCATCAGGCAGCGGAGTTCTAAAAACCTCAGTATCTAGGCCAAGTAACAGGATCAAAACCAGGTGGACCCAG attttCACTCCAGAGATACAAATGAAGTTTGATAAGATAACGGCTGTGGCAAAGGGGTTTCTTACGCGTCGGCTCCTACAGacagagaaactgaaacatCTCAAGCAGACTGTAAAA GATACTATGGAGTTCATAAGAAATTTTCAGTCTGAAGCCCCATTAAAAAGAGGAAGTGTTTCAGCACAAGATGCATCCCTTCATGAAAGAGTAATGGCTCAG CTCCGAGCTGCTCTGTATGATATCCATGACATATTTTTCACAATGGAGGCATCAGAAAGAATGAACATTCTGCGTCACGATCGTGAAGTTCGTAAAGAGAAGATGCTCAGGCAGATG GATAAAGTAAAGAGTCCAAGAGAGAGAGCAACACTTTCAACAGCTACGCAGAAATCTCTGGATAGGAAAAAGTACATGAA GGCTTCAGAAATGGGAATGCCTAGTAAAAAAATAGTCATAAAACAAAGAAGTCCTGAGAGCCG
- the GDE1 gene encoding glycerophosphodiester phosphodiesterase 1 isoform X2 codes for MHDETVERTTDGSGKLCDLTFDEIRKLNPSAKHRLWSKFQNEKVPTLREAVVESLQHNLTIYFDVKGHANQAVDALKQLYLEFPRLYNSSIVCSFMPDVVYKMRQADSNVVTALTYRPWQLSHFGDGTPRFSSFWKHYLYMMLDVILDWSLHSFLWRLCGVSAFLIQKNFISQDYVRHWSSKGIQVVAWTVNTFAEKMYYETILESSYITDSLVEDCDPHY; via the exons ATGCATGATGAAACAGTAGAAAGGACAACTGATGGGTCTGGAAAATTGTGTGACCTGACTTTTGATGAAATTAGGAAGCTTAATCCATCTGCAAAACACAGGCTGTG GAGCAAATTCCAGAATGAAAAGGTACCAACTCTGAGAGAAGCTGTAGTGGAGTCTTTGCAGCACAATCTTACAATCTACTTTGATGTCAAAGGCCATGCAAATCAG GCAGTCGATGCCCTAAAACAACTCTACCTGGAATTTCCTCGTTTGTATAACAGCAGCATAGTCTGTTCTTTCATGCCAGATGTTGTTTATAAG ATGAGACAAGCTGACAGCAACGTGGTAACAGCACTGACATACAGACCTTGGCAGCTGAGTCACTTTGGAGATGGGACACCTCGCTTCAGTTCCTTCTGGAAACATTATCTGTATATGATGCTGGATGTCATTCTGGATTGGAGCCTACACAGCTTCTTGTGGCGATTATGTGGGGTTTCAGCTTTCCTCATCCagaaaaattttatttctca AGATTATGTGAGGCACTGGTCCTCAAAAGGAATTCAAGTGGTTGCCTGGACAGTGAacacatttgcagaaaaaatgtaCTATGAAACCATCCTTGAATCCAGCTACATCACAGACAGCTTGGTGGAAGACTGTGATCCTCATTACTAG
- the GDE1 gene encoding glycerophosphodiester phosphodiesterase 1 isoform X1: protein MLCGGDALAGAVTALLGALLALSRSPVLAALLTAGPFLLLHVFSLEPASPHSARRVLRPHGAPARIAHRGGAHDAPENTLAAVRQAAENGATGVELDLEFTADGVPILMHDETVERTTDGSGKLCDLTFDEIRKLNPSAKHRLWSKFQNEKVPTLREAVVESLQHNLTIYFDVKGHANQAVDALKQLYLEFPRLYNSSIVCSFMPDVVYKMRQADSNVVTALTYRPWQLSHFGDGTPRFSSFWKHYLYMMLDVILDWSLHSFLWRLCGVSAFLIQKNFISQDYVRHWSSKGIQVVAWTVNTFAEKMYYETILESSYITDSLVEDCDPHY, encoded by the exons ATGTTGTGCGGCGGGGACGCGTTGGCGGGCGCCGTGACGGCTCTGCTGGGCGCGCTGCTGGCGCTGAGCCGCAGCCCGGTGCTGGCGGCCCTGCTGACCGCGGgccccttcctgctgctgcacgtTTTCAGCCTGGAGCCCGCCTCGCCTCACAGCGCGCGACGCGTCCTGCGGCCCCACGGCGCTCCCGCCCGCATCGCGCACCGCGGCGGCGCGCACGACGCCCCTGAGAACACTTTGGCGGCCGTCCGACAG gcaGCTGAAAATGGAGCAACAGGCGTTGAACTGGATCTTGAATTTACTGCGGACGGTGTTCCCATCCTAATGCATGATGAAACAGTAGAAAGGACAACTGATGGGTCTGGAAAATTGTGTGACCTGACTTTTGATGAAATTAGGAAGCTTAATCCATCTGCAAAACACAGGCTGTG GAGCAAATTCCAGAATGAAAAGGTACCAACTCTGAGAGAAGCTGTAGTGGAGTCTTTGCAGCACAATCTTACAATCTACTTTGATGTCAAAGGCCATGCAAATCAG GCAGTCGATGCCCTAAAACAACTCTACCTGGAATTTCCTCGTTTGTATAACAGCAGCATAGTCTGTTCTTTCATGCCAGATGTTGTTTATAAG ATGAGACAAGCTGACAGCAACGTGGTAACAGCACTGACATACAGACCTTGGCAGCTGAGTCACTTTGGAGATGGGACACCTCGCTTCAGTTCCTTCTGGAAACATTATCTGTATATGATGCTGGATGTCATTCTGGATTGGAGCCTACACAGCTTCTTGTGGCGATTATGTGGGGTTTCAGCTTTCCTCATCCagaaaaattttatttctca AGATTATGTGAGGCACTGGTCCTCAAAAGGAATTCAAGTGGTTGCCTGGACAGTGAacacatttgcagaaaaaatgtaCTATGAAACCATCCTTGAATCCAGCTACATCACAGACAGCTTGGTGGAAGACTGTGATCCTCATTACTAG
- the CCP110 gene encoding centriolar coiled-coil protein of 110 kDa isoform X1, with product MKMEDYETFCKKHLYRIQEATKGENSPTVLHRNVSLIQFHGVPVLSPLLSSEKRKEIQQYRQKALDLETWRQNSHKRALLNRVQEILENIQNRKVSGMSDVNTWDAENTCPSSDSKALTDLTALSGANLPCSPERHRPVQLEKSQELLPSDSMQQVTSDATEVGKPAEESVPSKESESRFSGDVPCPRAASPDSVQSKLVSPALQKQEGQGVPPSDKEVQDPYAVSLQNLMKKSREYIEKEQSRRSSKSSSKKSMNESHSDKENDAVKTSDSVKERAKLTGRSSTAVPLDKPCLNKSNTHIQGASTHTGMSTLSSFSKVDIPMRVGTPPLVDSDSDEEFKNASTIDRDSSIVRSLTGSYSKLPSPEPSMSPKMHRRRPRPLSMGHIVINNPVNAYELSPKGKGRAMDLIMQDIADKNNVSETVPKFMMDFSMLCPSRVPGVIRSSSGPSDGLLVGKPNRHSFGHPEGKGTLSAAGEGQVVMDNRGLYKIETGTVGAKLNEPFSINQSTVTQKLLAANETKVSTLQENTKSPVELNKSYDVESPSPLLMQSKSACQHMDTPSVPPANEQFTENSFEKVKRRLDLDTDNCQKDNNPCAGTIGMEEQEKQWLQEQKYPVTSVYIAKNAAPDSCMAKEEILKTKMLAFEEMRKRLEEQHAQQLSILIAEQEREQEKLQKELEEQERKGKKIATTEIEISKVNINSRMELEWRKSESGLVESVQSQLETIHNANSTSIGFAHATSPHTFTSTSETSFFLWGPSGSGVLKTSVSRPSNRIKTRWTQIFTPEIQMKFDKITAVAKGFLTRRLLQTEKLKHLKQTVKDTMEFIRNFQSEAPLKRGSVSAQDASLHERVMAQLRAALYDIHDIFFTMEASERMNILRHDREVRKEKMLRQMDKVKSPRERATLSTATQKSLDRKKYMKASEMGMPSKKIVIKQRSPESRVLQPNQGQNAPVHRLLCRQGTPKTSMKGVEQNRKKASESRVSNKAVSGAYAGRTQRKKPNVVTI from the exons ATGAAAATGGAGGACTACGAAACATTCTGTAAGAAGCATCTGTACAGAATCCAAGAGgcaacaaaaggagaaaactcACCCACTGTGTTGCACAGAAATGTCTCCCTCATTCAATTCCATGGAGTTCCAGTGCTCTCCCCTCTG ctgagctctgaaaagagaaaggaaatacagcagTATCGACAGAAAGCACTGGATCTGGAGACTTGGAGACAGAACTCCCACAAAAGAGCCTTACTGAATCGTGTTCAGGAGATTCTAGAAAACATTCAG AATAGGAAAGTGTCTGGTATGAGTGATGTGAACACATGGGATGCTGAGAATACCTGCCCCAGTTCAGACTCAAAAGCTTTAACTGATCTCACAGCTCTGTCAGGTGCCAACTTGCCATGTTCTCCTGAAAGGCATCGTCCTGTGCAGCTTGAAAAAAGCCAAGAGCTTTTGCCATCAGACTCTATGCAGCAAGTGACGTCAGATGCAACAGAAGTAGGTAAACCAGCAGAAGAAAGTGTTCCTTCAAAGGAAAGTGAGAGTCGCTTCTCAGGAGATGTACCTTGTCCAAGGGCTGCGTCTCCTGACAGTGTGCAGAGCAAACTTGTGTCCCCTGCTTTGCAAAAGCAAGAGGGACAAGGAGTGCCACCATCTGACAAGGAAGTCCAAGATCCATATGCAGTGAGTCTTCAGAACCTGATGAAAAAGTCTAGGGAGTACATAGAGAAAGAGCAAAGCAGGCGTAGCTCAAAAAGCAGTTCAAAGAAGAGTATGAATGAAAGCCattcagataaagaaaatgaTGCAGTTAAAACATCAGATTCTGTGAAAGAGAGAGCGAAGCTTACAGGCAGAAGTTCCACTGCTGTGCCACTTGATAAACCCTGTCTTAATAAATCAAATACTCATATTCAAGGTGCCTCTACTCATACAGGTATGTCAACTTTATCCAGTTTCTCTAAAGTGGATATACCTATGAGAGTTGGAACACCCCCATTGGTGGATTCAGATTCAGATGAAGAATTTAAGAATGCTTCCACCATTGACCGTGACAGTAGCATTGTCAGGAGCCTCACAGGGTCATATAGCAAACTGCCAAGCCCAGAGCCAAGCATGAGTCCAAAAATGCACCGGCGGCGCCCAAGGCCTCTGTCAATGGGACACATAGTTATAAACAACCCTGTGAATGCTTACGAATTGAGTCCCAAAGGCAAGGGTAGAGCGATGGATTTAATTATGCAAGATATTGCTGATAAAAATAATGTGTCCGAGACAGTGCCCAAGTTCATGATGGACTTCAGTATGCTTTGCCCTAGCAGAGTTCCTGGTGTCATCAGGAGTTCTTCAGGTCCTTCTGAcgggctgctggttggcaaaCCAAACAGACATTCCTTTGGGCACCCAGAAGGCAAAGGGACGTTGTCTGCTGCAGGGGAAGGACAGGTAGTGATGGACAACAGAGGACTATATAAAATAGAGACTGGTACTGTAGGTGCAAAGCTGAACGAGCCATTTTCCATCAATCAGTCTACAGTAACACAGAAACTCCTAGCTGCGAACGAAACCAAAGTGTCCACTTTGCAAGAAAATACTAAATCTCCAGTAGAACTCAATAAATCTTATGATGTAGAAAGCCCATCCCCACTGCTAATGCAGAGCAAGAGTGCGTGCCAGCACATGGACACTCCGAGTGTTCCCCCAGCAAATGAACAgtttacagaaaacagttttgaaaaggTAAAACGTAGACTTGATTTGGACACTGACAACTGCCAGAAAGATAACAACCCCTGTGCTGGGACAATTGGGATGGAGGAACAGGAGAAGCAATGGTTGCAAGAGCAGAAATATCCCGTGACATCGGTTTACATTGCCAAGAATGCAGCCCCTGACTCCTGTATGGCAAAAG AAGAGATTTTGAAGACTAAAATGCTGGCGTTTGAAGAAATGAGGAAGAGACTCGAAGAGCAGCATGCACAACAACTGTCAATTCTGATAGCAGAACAAGAGCGAGAGCAGGAGAAATTGCAGAAG GAACTGGAGGAacaggagagaaagggaaagaagattgctacaacagaaatagaaatttcCAAAGTGAATATTAACAGTAGGATGGAGTTGGAGTGGAGAAAAAGTGAAAGTGGCTTAGTGGAGAGTGTGCAGTCTCAGCTGGAGACGATCCATAACGCAAACTCTACAAGCATTG gttTTGCTCATGCTACATCACCTCACACCTTTACTTCAACAAGTGAAACTTCATTCTTTCTCTGGGGACCATCAGGCAGCGGAGTTCTAAAAACCTCAGTATCTAGGCCAAGTAACAGGATCAAAACCAGGTGGACCCAG attttCACTCCAGAGATACAAATGAAGTTTGATAAGATAACGGCTGTGGCAAAGGGGTTTCTTACGCGTCGGCTCCTACAGacagagaaactgaaacatCTCAAGCAGACTGTAAAA GATACTATGGAGTTCATAAGAAATTTTCAGTCTGAAGCCCCATTAAAAAGAGGAAGTGTTTCAGCACAAGATGCATCCCTTCATGAAAGAGTAATGGCTCAG CTCCGAGCTGCTCTGTATGATATCCATGACATATTTTTCACAATGGAGGCATCAGAAAGAATGAACATTCTGCGTCACGATCGTGAAGTTCGTAAAGAGAAGATGCTCAGGCAGATG GATAAAGTAAAGAGTCCAAGAGAGAGAGCAACACTTTCAACAGCTACGCAGAAATCTCTGGATAGGAAAAAGTACATGAA GGCTTCAGAAATGGGAATGCCTAGTAAAAAAATAGTCATAAAACAAAGAAGTCCTGAGAGCCG